One genomic segment of Bradyrhizobium diazoefficiens includes these proteins:
- a CDS encoding mandelate racemase/muconate lactonizing enzyme family protein, which translates to MPRVADIETGFYRIPLPVTLSDSTHGDMSAFELITCRIRDADGAEGVGYTYTVGRNGGAVADILKREIPPLVEGREADDTEALWHHVWWGLHYGGRGGPAVLALSALDIALWDLKARRAKLPLYQLLGGFDARVPCYAGGIDLDLSLEALLAQTDGNLAKGFRAIKMKVGRPDLKSDVARVAAMRQHLGDGFPLMADANMKWTVEDAIRAARAFVPYDLTWLEEPIIPDDIAGHARIMQAGGVPIAAGENLRSLWEFKNYIVAGAVSYPEPDVTNCGGVSSFMKIARLAEAFNLPVTSHGAHDVTVHLLAACPNRSYLEAHGFGLDTYIEHPLVLEDGKALAPDRPGHGISFDWQGLAKLAP; encoded by the coding sequence ATGCCGCGCGTCGCAGATATCGAGACCGGTTTCTACCGGATTCCCCTGCCCGTCACGCTGTCCGACTCCACCCATGGCGACATGTCGGCCTTCGAGCTGATCACCTGCCGCATCCGCGATGCCGACGGCGCCGAAGGGGTCGGCTACACCTACACGGTCGGGCGCAATGGCGGCGCGGTCGCCGATATCCTGAAGCGCGAGATTCCGCCGCTGGTCGAGGGACGCGAGGCGGACGACACGGAAGCACTCTGGCATCACGTCTGGTGGGGCCTGCACTATGGCGGCCGCGGCGGGCCGGCGGTGCTGGCATTGTCCGCGCTCGACATCGCGCTGTGGGATTTGAAGGCGCGGCGCGCCAAGCTGCCGCTGTATCAGTTGCTCGGCGGTTTCGATGCGCGGGTGCCGTGCTATGCCGGCGGCATCGACCTCGATCTCTCGCTCGAGGCGCTGCTCGCGCAGACCGACGGCAATCTCGCCAAGGGCTTTCGCGCCATCAAGATGAAGGTCGGGCGGCCCGATCTCAAATCCGACGTCGCACGCGTGGCCGCGATGCGACAGCATCTCGGCGACGGCTTTCCGCTGATGGCGGACGCCAACATGAAGTGGACCGTCGAGGACGCGATCCGCGCCGCTCGGGCCTTCGTGCCCTATGATCTCACCTGGCTCGAGGAGCCGATCATTCCCGACGATATCGCCGGACATGCGCGCATCATGCAGGCCGGCGGCGTGCCGATCGCGGCCGGCGAGAATCTGCGCTCGCTGTGGGAGTTCAAGAACTACATCGTCGCGGGCGCGGTGTCCTATCCCGAGCCCGACGTCACCAATTGCGGCGGCGTCTCGAGCTTCATGAAGATCGCGCGGCTGGCGGAAGCGTTCAACCTGCCCGTCACCAGCCACGGCGCGCATGACGTCACCGTGCACCTGCTCGCGGCCTGTCCGAACCGGTCGTATCTGGAGGCGCACGGTTTTGGGCTGGACACCTACATCGAGCATCCGCTGGTGCTGGAGGACGGCAAGGCGCTGGCGCCGGACCGTCCGGGTCATGGCATCAGCTTCGACTGGCAGGGACTGGCGAAACTGGCGCCGTAG
- a CDS encoding amidohydrolase, with amino-acid sequence MTPELHQKLTQWRRHLHAHPELSLQEKATAAFVQDKLAELGIPFEAGIGGHGIVATLARGSAHGRVGLRADMDALPITEETGLAYASTHPGVMHACGHDGHTASLLGAAALLAADTDWSGTVDFIFQPAEEGFGGSRTMVAAGLFERFPMQRVFGFHNWPGLEAGTIAVHDGVVMASGGRITITIEGHAGHAGMPHLTRDPVMAAGHLIVALQSVVSRSVDPLDTAVLSLCTLEGGTARNQIAGRVAIGGTLRYHRDAVKDIILARIDEICGGIATSFGVKVTPEIVMGVGVVINTPAEAGLARFAAEKAQAPVRRDLAPSMAGEDFAFYLQKRPGAFVWIGNGELRDGAELHGPRYDFNDAILPVASTWMAEVAKSALASN; translated from the coding sequence TTGACACCCGAGCTGCACCAGAAACTCACCCAGTGGCGCCGGCATCTGCATGCGCACCCCGAATTGTCCCTTCAGGAGAAGGCGACTGCGGCCTTCGTGCAGGACAAACTCGCCGAGCTCGGCATTCCCTTCGAGGCGGGAATCGGCGGCCACGGCATCGTCGCGACCCTCGCGCGAGGGTCCGCTCATGGGCGCGTCGGCTTGCGCGCCGACATGGATGCGCTGCCGATCACCGAAGAGACCGGCCTTGCCTATGCCTCGACACATCCCGGCGTGATGCATGCCTGCGGCCATGACGGGCACACCGCCTCGCTGCTCGGTGCCGCGGCGCTGCTCGCCGCCGACACCGACTGGAGCGGCACGGTGGACTTCATCTTCCAGCCGGCCGAGGAAGGCTTTGGCGGCTCCCGCACAATGGTCGCAGCCGGGCTGTTCGAGCGCTTTCCGATGCAGCGCGTGTTCGGCTTCCACAACTGGCCGGGTTTGGAGGCCGGCACCATCGCGGTCCATGACGGCGTCGTCATGGCCTCGGGCGGGCGCATCACCATCACCATCGAGGGCCATGCCGGGCACGCCGGCATGCCGCATCTCACCCGCGATCCCGTCATGGCGGCCGGCCATCTGATCGTGGCGTTGCAATCCGTCGTGTCGCGCAGTGTCGATCCGCTCGACACCGCCGTGCTCTCGCTGTGCACGCTCGAAGGCGGCACGGCGCGCAACCAGATCGCAGGACGCGTCGCGATCGGCGGCACGCTGCGCTATCATCGCGATGCGGTGAAGGACATCATCCTGGCGCGGATCGACGAGATCTGCGGCGGCATTGCGACGAGCTTCGGCGTCAAGGTGACGCCCGAGATCGTCATGGGTGTCGGCGTCGTCATCAACACGCCGGCGGAAGCCGGCCTCGCCCGCTTCGCCGCGGAGAAGGCGCAGGCGCCCGTGCGCCGCGACCTCGCCCCCAGCATGGCCGGCGAGGATTTCGCCTTCTACCTGCAAAAGCGGCCGGGCGCCTTTGTCTGGATCGGCAACGGCGAATTGCGCGACGGCGCCGAGCTGCACGGCCCGCGCTACGATTTCAACGACGCGATCCTCCCGGTGGCATCGACCTGGATGGCCGAGG